From Bdellovibrio sp. KM01:
GAGTATTGAATCTTCTCCAGATGACAAGCTTGATCCTGGGAAACGAAATAATAATAGCGATGGCTTGCCGCAGTCACGGCGAGCACCAATCCCAAAACCAAAAATAGAAAGGTCTTATTCGCTACATTCATTCAGATTAATTCTTGCCTTCAGCACCTGCTTAGTCACTAAATTAACTATGGTAAATAAGAAATTATTGCTACTGGGAAGCTCCGGATTAATTGGCAGCGCGATCTTTAGAAAACTCACTGACCTAAAGTCATTTGAGATAGTATCTCCATCTTCGTATGAGTTGGATTTACGTGATTCCTTTGCCGTCGATAGATACTTTCAAACCCACAAACCTACACATGTCATTCATGCCGCAGGCAAAAGTGGCGGAATCTATGCCAACATTAACAATCCAAGTACTTTCTCGGTCGAAAATACCTTGATGACCGTCAATGTCCTGCAATCTGCATTTAAAGCCGAAACAAAACGACTTTTGCAATTCATCCCGTCTTGCGTTTATCCACTGACTGCCGAACTTCCCTATAAAGAAGAGTCCATCGGCTCAGGGCACATTGAAGAATCCAGCAAATATTTTGCTTATGCGAAACTAAATGCACTGATGATGGCACAAGCCTTTAATCAGCAACACAAGACCGAATTTATTTCGATCATTCCAAGTAACGTCTATGGCCTGGCAATAAAGTCTGCATCAGAAAACTCCCATGTGATTCCTTCTTTAATTCACCGCATGTTGGTTGCAGTAAAAACCAATCAGAAGGACATCCAAATCTGGGGCGACGGCAAAAATAAAAGGGACTTTCTGTATTCAGATGATCTGGCCGAAGCGACTTTGATGATTTTAAATCACGCATCTCCTAAACCAGTTATCAACGTGGCCAGCGGAGAAGTTGTTTCGATCAGCTCCTTGGCTGAGCTGATTCGAGAAACCGTAGATTACAAAGGGAATCTTAATTATAAGAACAATGGCTTAGCTGGGGCTGCTCATAAGTATTTGGATACTTCGACTGCGAATGCACTGGGCTGGAAAGCACGCACAACGCTTAAAGATGGAATCAGATCTTTACTAGTTTAATATTTGCCGGATGGCGCATGCCATCTGGAGGATTGAATATATCGTCCTCTCCGTCTGGCGAAGAAACACGCAAAGACTTTCCAATTTCAAAGAACTGCTCATTGGACAGCTTTTGACGTTCCACCAAAAGATTCAGGTCATCTTTATAGATATTCTGATCATAGGTTTTCAAAACAACGTTTAGATCAATAGAAACTCTGGAGCCTGCGCTCTCTGCGCGATGAGTTCCATGCAGCAACGAAGAATCCACCATCAACATATTGCCCGCGATATTATTGACGTCTAATTCTGTGCTGTCTTGAATAAGATCTTGAGCTTCGTGATAACTGGAAAGAGGTTTCAACCAGGCTGATTCAAACTTTGCCCCTGGCATCCATACTTTCAGAAGGTTATTCGAAAGGTCGCCCAAAATGGGAATATGCAATAGGACTGAGCGCAAAGAACACCCCACCCAAGTTTCAGAGTGAGGAAGTTCTGTGGGATAAGCCCGTGAACCAGCCCCCTGATCAATTCCTTTCAATCGGATATTAAATGGATATATCCAAAACTCCACAGCATGTGCAATTTGGGATTGTTCTAAGATTTCCGCAATCGTTTGGTGGACTTCGGTGAATTTGTGATCGCAATAGGATTTGGGAATTACGATTCCCGAGGTACTGATGTTTTTGGCTTTGGCAGGTAATTCAGTCAGCGCTTTTTGCAAGTCGTCTTCATGAAACTCATTCGCTCCACATGAGGCTTTTAAGTATTCCTGAACCTGAATCTGCAATTTCAAAAACAGGTGACTAGGAATGCCAAAGCTTGCTGTCAATGGAGCTTGCGATCTAAATCCGGTACCAGAAATAGCTTCGTCAAAGAACTTCTTTCTTTGAAAATGGTATTCGTTCATACCGCTTCCTTATTGAAGATACTTTGAAGGTGCTTAAAGCCCGACTCGGTTCCAAAATCTATTTCAGCAAATGGATAAGCCGTAAACTTTGCGCGAGTTTTGATTTTATTAAAAACTTCTTTTTCATAGGAACAAGACATCGGCAAACCCAGCTTATGCCAGTTATGTACGATTTCAGAACTCAAAACCGACAATCCCGTGTAGGTATAAGAATGCGTCTGATAGAGATCCGGCCAAGCATGTGCCTTTTGTTCGGAAATATCGTGAAATGCGGGCTTTGTTTCAAAATTGCGCATAAAGAAAACAGCGTCTTTATTCGCGGTTGATTGCGACTTTACGAGCTCAAAGGGATTCTCTGAAAAATAAGTATCGGCATTAGATAAGATAAAATACTTTTCTTGCAGATAAGGAGCGGTCAAAGTCAACGCTCCCCCTGTTCCCAAGCGAGTTTTCTCTTCCGGAAAGGAGAAGTGCATTGGGTAGTTCAATTTGCCAACTGCATTTTCAATGATCTCCCGATTTGGCCCACCCAAAATGATGACATGTTCAATCCCTGCCGAGTGCCCTTGCGCCAATAAATAATCTAAAAATACTCGGCCTGAGAATTCGGTCAGGCATTTCACTTGGCTTTCGGAATTCAAAAAACTGTTTAGCCGCGAGGCCATGCCTCCAGCCAAGAGAACTAAAGTTTTTGATTCCAATTCCGAATTTACCAAAGTAGCATTTCCCTGAATGGTATTTAAATCGAGTATTCCATATCGCATAGGTTTAATTGGAGGCGGAACAGATCTGCCTTTTTTTACCAACAAACATGGAACCGAAATTATCAATGCTTCGTTTAAAGCCTTCTCTCATTGTGAAATTCGAAAAATCCAAAGTCCACACATTTTTATTGAGACCAATGATTACAAAACGCAGGTTCAGATCGATAAACTTCCAGAGATGGTGTTGATTTCCAGAGATGAATTTCGTATCAGCCTGGCTGTTCTGAATAATTTTGCAGATCTTGTGACATCGCTGGGTGGCGGACTTCATATTAAGACATACTCTGAATTTGCACCGCAGACCGGCTTGGGCGGAAGTTCCGCGCATTTAATCGCGGTTTTAAAGGCTTGTCTAAATTATATGAATCTGAATTGGGACGATAAACAGATTCTGGACACGGCTCATTCGATAGAGCGAGACACACTGAGCATCTTTGGTGGTTTTCAGGATTTCTATCCGTGTCTGTATCAGGGTGCTCACCATCTTTCCAAGAATCCAGGCTCTGAAATCATCCACCGTACTCTGGATGGTAATTTCCTGAACGAGTTAGATTTATCTTTCTTTATCATGGAATCTTCAGCCGTCAGCTTAGGTGAGACCGACTTACCAGAACTGAACTCTTTAAAGATTCAAAAGGATCTGGCTCATCAAGCAGCAAATGCCTGGAAGCAAGGCCAACACTCTGTTTTCAAGAATTTACTGCAAGAGAGTTGGAAGGCGAAAAGCCAGACGGCAAATCTTCCCCATGTATTTGCCACGAAGACCTGCGGCCTTTCAAAAAGAATGAACGTCGTCGCTGTGGAAAAATCCCTGGAAAAACCATTCACCGAAAGCAGTGGCCATGCAGCTCGCAAAATTGAATGGCATTAAGTCTTTCATAGTAAAGCACTTCGAGAAACTAATTTTCCTTAATTGCATAGTCGCTGCGATCGTCCTTTACCTTCATGACATTCTGTATTCTTTAGACGGCGGTGGTCGTTATGCCAGCGGGTTAGATTTTCTGGAAGTTGGAATTCACGGGTACAATGACCACTATTTCTTGGGTGGCGTACAAAATCTTTTTTACCCCCCACTGCACGATATTCTTCTGGCAGTTTATCTAAAACTCAGCCAGTTCATTTTTAACGGAAGCTTAAACCACCGATTAATTTATAGTACTTTCGTCTTTATTATCTTTAGTTTCTTTATATATTCGGTCTATAAGGTCTCGAAACATTTTGCGAGTATTGCGGCAAAAGTCTTTTTGCTAGTTTTCATCAGTTGGTCCCTCTTTATAAATATATATTCTCAGAACATGAATTTGGGATCTTCGCTTAACTTTTACAAAATGCCGAAGACCATCTTTTATCAAGGATTAAGCTTTCAAGACATATTCGTCACGGGCCTAACAAATCAGTTTTTATCCGCAGGATTTCTAGTCCTTGCAATACTATCGCTCACGAAGAAAAACCACATAAGAACCGCTTTTTTAATCTCACTGTCGATTCTTTCACATTTCATTTTTGGATTGGTTATTGTTCTACTCTGTACAGTTAAAATGGCGTTTGATCGAGACTTCAAAAATCTGTTGAAAATAGGAATTATCTGCTTCGGACTAACAGCCTTTTTTATCGTTCCACTTTATATCTACAAAGACTTTATGATTACTCAAGTAGCCATGCCATTCAAAACCGGATTTTGGCTCAGCATGGTAGCTGTCCTATTTCTCCTATTTAAATCCAAGAATTTTTCTTATCATTTGTCATTCTCTGCTCTGCTATTGGTTTCATTTATTGGTCTAGCCAAAATTTTAAACAAATTCAATTTTCCTTATCCCAACTTTCACTACTATCGTCTTCTCTATCCGTCATTGTTGTTATCATTGTTTGCAGTAGCATTTTTTTTGAATGAAGCTCACGCAAAATGGAAGAAGGTAATGCTGACTGGAATATTCAGCCTGGCTTGGTTTGGAAATTTTGGAGGACACTTTTATGCTGCAGATATCTTCACAGCCTATATCCCCGAGTTCGAAAGTATTTCACCTCCTAGCCAAAGCGATTTTGGCAAAGGTCGAACATATTTTTTTGGAATTGGAAGACCGGTAGATTTCGCTGCCGAAATTAATACTCGAATAAACGAGCAAAGACTATTCTTCGTTAAGGGCCTCTATTGGGAAAGCGCTCAAGCTAATAAGCTGATTTCTTCAGTTATTTATAAACTCATGGGCCCGCCGACCGTTTTAGAGGGAATGGGCGAAAAGACATTCGAAACAAAATCCTGTGAATTTTTTAAATGTGCCTTCAAATCTCTAATGAACATCACATCCGTTTCAGAAATATGGATGCCACCCAAAGAGACTTTATTGAAATACTTTGAGCTTGGAATTCCAGAGCGAAAGAAATTTCTTTCTTGTTACGACGACTTATTGAATTCATTAGAAGCGCCATCGGGCCAACTGAAGTTTAGCGCTATGATTCAAAATAGATATATTAATCGTGATACCGCAATTGTGAAGCCTGTAGATAGACGAAACTCTGAAACAACAATCGATGCAATTACAGAACGATGCGAGGCTAATCCCAATGATGATGGCCGAATAGATGAAATTAACCTTCCCTCTATTCATCGTAATTTCTCTGGAAACTACGTGCTTAATCTTCCGGTGCACTTGGCTGAGTACCATGTTTCACTTCAATATTTCCCAGGTCTAAAATATGACACGGGCAAAAGCAAAGGCTTAGTGCCAGTACAGTCAAAGTCCGGAGTAATTATTCAAGGCTCTGAGACCGTCCATCTCTACTATGAGCGCACTTGGATAATGTGGTTTGCATATGTGATAACCGCGTTGTCCGTTACTAGCGGTCTTATAGCTCTTGTGGTGACGTCAGCAAAAAGTAGTCATTCTGATAAATAGGCTTATAATTGGCGCCAATCGCCTGCAAGACGCCCTCCGAAATTCTTGAGACAGGCGGGATATAGGGATTTCTATCCAAAACAATTAGACTGATGTTTTTCCATTCAACTTCCCGAACTAATAAGAACTCATCAAGCTTTCCCCTAGCAATTGCTTGTTTGAATTCAAAAGGAAAGAACGTTACATCTTTTCCGGCAAAGATCAGGAGAGACGGATTTTCTGCCCAGATAGGGCCATCAGTATTCTTAATTTTCTCTATTACAGTCTCTGTTGCGTCTTTAACTTCATCTGACCAAGCAGTTACAAAGACGGGAGCGCCTGGATCATTTAGAAAATAGGTTCGGTATTTAAAGTTTTGCCAACAGGTCAAAATCACAATAATACCTGCGACAAATGACACCAATACAGATTTATTCAGGATTGCAATCCCTCGAAGAGTCAGAAATGTCAAAACAACACAAAGCTCCAGTAAAAAGTTAGATCCGCTCCCCTCTCTCCCCATACCAAAAACATAAGGAAGGGCAAACAATCCTAAAAAAATGATAAGAAGGTCAAAACCTTCAGATTTCAATTTCCATACTCCAACAAGTGCAATCACCAAGATACCTAAGTGAAATACTCCGTTAGCTTTAATTGCGTCCCAAAGAAAAACCCATTCATAACGGTTATTATTTGATCCAAATAAGTGTGCCCACAAAGTGTGTTCACTGAAATAATCTAGACATAAGAATCCAACGACTACTCCTACAACTAAACTGAGCCAGGAGCGATCCATTCTTTTATTTTTCAAATCAATAGCAAACAAAGCACACGGAACCCACAGAGCAGTCTGTTTTGTGAAAATCGCTAGCAGGAAGCAAATCATTGCCTGAAATTTTGCTTTGCTCGAATTTTGTAGATAGTAGTAAAGCCCTGACATTTGAAATAACAACGCCAAGCCATCTAGCCTTCCCATCGCTGTCCAGTTAAAAACCGGATACCATGAAAACCAAAGCAGGAAGGGTAAGGCCCAATCCGTAAATTTTGCGGTTCCTCTATGGGAGTCCACGTAAATTTTTGAAATTAAAGCGCCAACTAAAAGAATCGAAGCTGTATTAATCAATCTTGCTTCTTTAAGCCAGACAATGGGATCCGTGCTGATAACACCAATCAACGACTGAAATATCGGTGTGTAGGAAAAATAGTTCGCAACGTCTGCCGCAGCTTTTGAGTATGGATACCGGCCTTCAACTAATATTTTGACTTGATATAGAATTGTTGATTCGCCGTAGTCGATTGTATAAGGAAATCGAATAATCTGGTATGCACGAGCGACTACCGCGATGTAACAGAGTAGTCCATACACGAGTATTATGATGGTAAGGGGCTTCAGCTCTTTAAAGCGCACTGAATTCATAGCTTGTTATTGGGGCAAGGTAACGAACTGCCTTGGTCACAAACTGAACCATCACACCTATAATACTTCGTTGATGTAGAGACGGACCCCCCAGCCGGAACATCGACATAAACCGTCGTTGCAGGAATAGTGTATGCGTCAATATTTCGTGAAGGAATTGTGATTGTTTGGCTACTTCCACCAGTGGGCGATGTGCCAGAACCAGAACCTGATGATGTGACAATCGTAAACGAAGTCCCCGGGACCGTTTGCGCACGAACATTAATTGCTGGAATTGTTACAGGAATGTGATTACTGCCTCCACCTGAAGAAGTCGTCACTGTACATGAGCGCGACTGGCAGCTTGCATCTACTGTAGCAGAACCGGCACCTTCGCAGCCGTTAGCCATCTTGTAAAACGTTTGGCAATCTGCCGTGCCACCCGCTGAGCCAGTTTTAACCATCTGGCTTCCGCCGCTACAAGCTTTTCCAATCGCATCTTTTATTGGAACACATTTCCAATAACCATTATCTACGATTTGAATTTGATCATCGGGACAGACGTAGGCTCCGGCATTATTTCCATAACACTCTTCGATAGTACCAGAAGGCATGGCATTACTGGTAATAAAGAACACCTTACCCACTTCGATGGGTCGCAGATCAATAGCTCCTTTGTTCAGAGTTGATGTCTGCCTGAATTTCATTTTAACTGTAGCGACATATAACTTTTTTGGCGGAAGCAACTCTGGTGCATCAACTAACTGAGGATCGAATGCACGAATCCATTCTGTAGTGAGCGAAAAGCCTTTTACTTCCTGACCTTCCATTACGGGAACATTTCTGCCATTTGGTGGAGTTCCAGTGTTCTTATCGAGAAAAAAACCAACTCTTACAGACTTTGAGAAATTTGTTGCTTCGGAGGCCGGCACTGGAACCTCAGGACCAAAGACTGCGAAGTTGACAGATGTTTTACAGACCTTTGAATTAGATATAATTGATTGAAGGGATTGAACAATCGCGGCGCGCTCCATAGATGCACGAATTTGAGCTCCCTGTTTGCTGGAATTGACCCCCATCTCGGCTAATACCAAGCCAAGGATAGTTGCTAGTCCAAATCCAACCAATACCTGCACTATGCTCATCGAATCCCCTCAGAACGACCTAGATAAATGACTCCATAAACTGAGCTCTGTATTTATGAGAACACTTGAAATCATTGAAGTAAATACTTAAATATTTACGTATCAGACTAAAACACAGGTTCTTCCACTATTCGTATGATGTATGAAAAAGAGTATATTTTGTGGGTGTTTCCCAGACAACAAACGAACAATAAGACGTGATTATTACAAGGGAAAAAAAAGAACAGCAGCCCCTAAAGCTAGGGCTGCTGTTCTTGAATTCTGACTTTGAATTTTGACCGCTATTTATTTTTAGCGAACTGAATATCAAGGCTGATAGTCACATCGTCGCCGACCAAAACACCCCCGGCTTCAAGGGCAGCATTCCAATTCAGTCCGAAATCTTTACGTTTGATTTTGGTTTTTGCGGAAAGTCCGATTTTAGTATTACCCCATGGGTCCGTATGTTCTGCGGAAGGTCCTTCAACCTCTAGAACAACTTCCTTAGTCACATCACGAATAGTCAGGTCACCGGTTACTTTAAGTTCATCCTCGCCTACGCGTTCGACCTTTTTAGATTTAAAAGTGATCGTTGGAAATTTCTCTACGTCAAAGAAGTCAGCGCTTTTCAAATGGGCATCACGTTGAGCTTCGCGAGTATTGATACTTGCAGCCTCAATACTTGCCTCCACCACAGATTTGGTGATGTCTGAAGAATCAAGGGAAAGAGTTCCACTGATTTTTTCGAAGCCACCATGAACTTTGGCGATCATCATGTGTTTGATGGAAAAGTTTGCGCTGGAGTGTGAAGGGTCGATTTGGAATTTTGCTGTAGTCATAGTGTCCTCCTAAAGACTTAAGTTATTTGCTACTCCCTAACTATCGTCCAAAAAAGATTGTCGCGGCAGAGGACTGTATCGCAAATCATTGTTGCAATTGTGTACCCCCTCCCAAAAATCCGCCCCAGACTTATGTAGCCCTTGTGCATTGTATTCGGGCAAACCTCGCCCCTCCGTCATTTCGTCTTTTAAAAAGAGAGTAAAATGAAATCGATATCAGACTCTGAAAGGAGAATTTTATGAATGTCCTATTTAGAGGCTTTTGGGCAAGCACCATGGCAACGAGTGCGATGACCTTTACGCTGTTCGAATCTTTTAAAAGGTTAGCTCTTCGCGAGAGGAAACCTCTGCCACCCGCACAAATCACAAGATCGCTGACCGATAAATTGCACCTGACTCATAAGACCAACTCGGAAATGCAACAGGAAGCCACAATGATAAACCACTTTGGATACGGAGCCGTCTGCGGAATTGCCTATGCATTGCTGGCATCCAAAGTTCCAGGTAACGCCGCTTTGAAAGGCGGGCTTTTCGGACTAGGAGTCTGGGCTGCAAGTTACTACGGACTTATCCCTGCATTGAAACTACAACCCCAAGGAAGACACATGAGCCCGCAACGAAAACTAATGATGATTGGGACGCACGTGGTTTGGGGAGTCAGCTTAGCAATCGCCGAAGACACCTTGAAAAGAAAAGGTACACAAATGCTGGACGCCAGACGCCGTTCGTAACGGAGGGAAAATGAAAAACTCACAACACCGGGAACAAGTTAAAAGAAATGCTCCACAAGAACTAATAAGAGCGGAAAAGCACAACAGCCGCCCAAAACAAAATCACACACCCGACGGCCCCGCGGAGGAATACATCAACGAATCTCGGAATGACAGCAACGAGCCTCCACCATTTACCACCAAACTATTAACTCAGAAGAAAAAAACCAGCTTCTGGGATATTTTCAGATCACGTAAAAATTAAAAAAGCCAAACTCGAAATGAATTTGGCTTTTAAGCAATCAAATATATTTTTACACAAAGTAAGGCCGTGCCTATTGCCCACTCCACGCCGTGGAGAAAGTGTGTCCGTACCTTTTGAACTACCTTTTGAACTATTTAACTTGAATTTTAAGTTTGTAGGCTGCTTTCGAGCGACACACGCTCTCAACACCTTCAGTTGAACAAACCATTTTCCCGCAATTCATTGTAAGAATGCGATTGTCCTTGTTAAGCTCTTTCAACTCTTTCTTCCACTCGGTACAAGCCTTCTTCCAATTGGCACGAGCTTCTTTAATCAAAGTAGCCTCATCACCCTCAACATCATCCTCACCAGAAGTAATCTCAAATTTGTTCTCAGCAGATGAAGACCCCTTCTTAACAGAAATAGTAGTCTCCCCTTCCTCCGCCGGAATATCCTTAACCCCAATAGACTGTGCAAAAGAAACAGAAACCAAAAGCGAAACCAAAAGTCCCAAACCAAATTTCATAAAGATTTCCTCCAATCCCAAAATCCTACCCAGTCCCCCAGAAACAAAAAAGACTTAACACCACCGCACCCACAAACCAGACAACGCGCGAAGTCGAAGTCCAATTTCTCCAGGGATCCGGCCTATCCAACCAATTCTTACACGGAACTTCGAGCCATTGCGGAATTATCCGAATGAAATCCTCTCACAAACGACCTCCGCGGGGTCTGGAAGACCCTCCCCGAAGGGGAAGCGGCAAGGGCAGGAAGCCCGGGTCGGTTGGGAGAGGATTTCATTCGGATAATTCCGCAATGGGACGACGAGTTATCGCATGTAACGAAACCCCCAGTAGGATAGACCAATCCATGGCCGGGTCCCATGCAATGGTTCCCTTGACGAATCCCGCTAGGTCCGGAAGGAAGCAACGGCACTCGAGGGGCTATGTGATGTGGGGTGCTCGGCCACTTTTTTGTTTAAGCAGTTCGGAGAATGTTTTGTCTTATCAGGTGATTGCACGCAAATGGCGTCCCCAATCTTTCACTGACGTTGTCGGACAGAATCATATTACCCAAACGCTGGCGAACGCGCTTAAAAACAACCGCCTTCCTCATGCACTTCTTTTCACAGGTCCCCGTGGTACTGGTAAAACTTCATCCGCTCGTATTTTGGCTAAAGCTTTGCGCTGTCCAAATGCGGTGAACTTTGTTCCGTGCAACGAGTGTGACTCTTGCCGTGAGATCGCAGGTGGTAACAGCGTCGACGTTATGGAAATCGACGGAGCTTCTAACAATGGTGTCGATTCCATTCGTGAACTTCGTGAGACCGTGGCGTTCATGCCGACCAGCGGAAAATACAAAGTTTATATCATCGACGAAGTTCACATGCTTTCGACAAGTGCCTTCAACGCCCTTCTAAAAACTTTGGAAGAGCCGCCAGGTCACGTGATCTTTATCATGGCAACAACAGAGGTTCACAAAATCCCGCAAACGATTTTGTCTCGTTGCCAACGTTTCGATTTCCGCAGAATCACCACTCGTCAAATCACAGAACGTTTGAAACTGATCTGTGACCAGGAAGGTGTGCAAGCTGAAGAGGAAGCTCTTTGGGTTATCGCTCGCCAGGGTGACGGGTCCATGCGTGACTCGCAAAGTCTGTTGGATCAAGTAATCACTTTCGCCAATGGCCCCCTGACTCGCACGAATGTTGTCGAGATTTTGGGCCTTACTGATCGCGCGTTGTTGTTTGAAACACTGACAGCATTGGTGGAGCGTAACACTCTTGATATTTTGAAGGTGATCGAGAAAATTTCCACAGCGGGCTTTGAACCGCATTTATTCTCTCAAGACTTGTTGGAAATGATCCGTAACTTGCTTTTGGTTAAAGTCTCTGAAACTCAAGCCGCCCAGATTCTGGAAATGCCTGACACTGAATTGCAGGCCTTGAATGATTTGTCTCAACGCCTTTCTGAAGAAGACATTCACATGCTCTTCGACATGGCGTTGAA
This genomic window contains:
- a CDS encoding NAD-dependent epimerase/dehydratase family protein, whose product is MVNKKLLLLGSSGLIGSAIFRKLTDLKSFEIVSPSSYELDLRDSFAVDRYFQTHKPTHVIHAAGKSGGIYANINNPSTFSVENTLMTVNVLQSAFKAETKRLLQFIPSCVYPLTAELPYKEESIGSGHIEESSKYFAYAKLNALMMAQAFNQQHKTEFISIIPSNVYGLAIKSASENSHVIPSLIHRMLVAVKTNQKDIQIWGDGKNKRDFLYSDDLAEATLMILNHASPKPVINVASGEVVSISSLAELIRETVDYKGNLNYKNNGLAGAAHKYLDTSTANALGWKARTTLKDGIRSLLV
- a CDS encoding NTP transferase domain-containing protein, producing MRYGILDLNTIQGNATLVNSELESKTLVLLAGGMASRLNSFLNSESQVKCLTEFSGRVFLDYLLAQGHSAGIEHVIILGGPNREIIENAVGKLNYPMHFSFPEEKTRLGTGGALTLTAPYLQEKYFILSNADTYFSENPFELVKSQSTANKDAVFFMRNFETKPAFHDISEQKAHAWPDLYQTHSYTYTGLSVLSSEIVHNWHKLGLPMSCSYEKEVFNKIKTRAKFTAYPFAEIDFGTESGFKHLQSIFNKEAV
- a CDS encoding YceI family protein, with the protein product MTTAKFQIDPSHSSANFSIKHMMIAKVHGGFEKISGTLSLDSSDITKSVVEASIEAASINTREAQRDAHLKSADFFDVEKFPTITFKSKKVERVGEDELKVTGDLTIRDVTKEVVLEVEGPSAEHTDPWGNTKIGLSAKTKIKRKDFGLNWNAALEAGGVLVGDDVTISLDIQFAKNK
- a CDS encoding DUF1440 domain-containing protein, whose product is MNVLFRGFWASTMATSAMTFTLFESFKRLALRERKPLPPAQITRSLTDKLHLTHKTNSEMQQEATMINHFGYGAVCGIAYALLASKVPGNAALKGGLFGLGVWAASYYGLIPALKLQPQGRHMSPQRKLMMIGTHVVWGVSLAIAEDTLKRKGTQMLDARRRS
- the dnaX gene encoding DNA polymerase III subunit gamma/tau, translated to MSYQVIARKWRPQSFTDVVGQNHITQTLANALKNNRLPHALLFTGPRGTGKTSSARILAKALRCPNAVNFVPCNECDSCREIAGGNSVDVMEIDGASNNGVDSIRELRETVAFMPTSGKYKVYIIDEVHMLSTSAFNALLKTLEEPPGHVIFIMATTEVHKIPQTILSRCQRFDFRRITTRQITERLKLICDQEGVQAEEEALWVIARQGDGSMRDSQSLLDQVITFANGPLTRTNVVEILGLTDRALLFETLTALVERNTLDILKVIEKISTAGFEPHLFSQDLLEMIRNLLLVKVSETQAAQILEMPDTELQALNDLSQRLSEEDIHMLFDMALKGGSDIPRAQDPRIVLEVILLRMASAPKLADLKTLLANGPQASHSAGGARPYVPPVAPPVPGHQRLKESQSVPEVPSGLEKMKATFEQPTKKTSDNKPATPAPAPVEEAKPQVPKLATGANAQERWMSFVELLRQDDALFAAKIENLLFVKEEGKLLTLGVPTKLVFLKDQMADTQVRKKLQGFIDSYWGAGYSFEVLMKGDQTGESAQALQQKKVQLAEDEIRNKITNNPMVKAAQEAFQGQIKNIVELKRDNAPKK